A single window of Nicotiana sylvestris chromosome 3, ASM39365v2, whole genome shotgun sequence DNA harbors:
- the LOC104234040 gene encoding PRA1 family protein B1, whose amino-acid sequence MATPATLPISSPQSTAASGAQSQPPIATPAFRSFISRLSSSTRQGFAQRRPWYELLDRTSFARPDSVAEAASRVRKNFSYFRVNYISLLAGVLALSLLSHPFSLLVLLALLGGWFFLYLFRPSDQPVVILGRTFSDRETLGILVVSTIVVVFLTSVGSLLISALLVGLAIVCAHGAFRVPEDLFLDDQEPGNVGFLSFLGGAASSAAAAAAPAVAARV is encoded by the coding sequence ATGGCTACTCCGGCGACACTTCCGATCTCGAGTCCTCAATCCACGGCGGCTTCCGGAGCCCAATCTCAGCCCCCCATCGCCACTCCCGCATTTCGCTCCTTCATCTCCCGCCTCTCATCTTCGACCCGTCAGGGTTTCGCTCAACGCCGCCCTTGGTATGAACTTCTCGATCGCACCTCCTTCGCTCGCCCTGACTCCGTCGCTGAGGCCGCCTCACGTGTCCGCAAAAACTTCTCCTACTTCCGCGTCAATTATATTTCTCTACTCGCAGGCGTACTCGCTCTTTCCCTTCTCTCTCATCCTTTCTCTCTCCTCGTCCTCCTCGCTCTCCTCGGTGGCTGGTTTTTCCTCTACCTGTTTAGGCCCTCAGATCAGCCTGTTGTCATCCTCGGCCGCACTTTCTCTGATCGTGAAACGCTGGGGATTCTGGTAGTGTCCACTATTGTTGTGGTGTTCCTCACCAGTGTTGGATCGCTGCTCATATCTGCACTCCTTGTTGGACTGGCTATTGTTTGTGCTCATGGAGCTTTTAGGGTTCCGGAGGATTTGTTCCTCGATGATCAAGAGCCGGGCAACGTTGGATTCCTTTCGTTCCTCGGTGGTGCTGCCTCCTCTGCCGCGGCTGCCGCTGCTCCGGCTGTTGCTGCTCGTGTCTAG
- the LOC138887767 gene encoding uncharacterized protein, with translation MSLANVLINAYYSFINDRCFNCGVRRSRQTRDDLVVIVVNLKETIENLKKEKDALDEKIANIEHERNDLMVIVVNLKETIEYVRKEKEVLAERVTNLEYERDDLLVVVVDLKETIGELKMESRPKNSQKGKEVASKEHIKLESELNSVKSSLYAELEKNKQL, from the coding sequence ATGTCATTGGCAAATGTGTTAATTAATGCTTATTACAGTTTTATAAATGACAGATGTTTTAATTGTGGAGTTAGAAGAAGCAGACAGACCAGAGATGACCTAGTAGTCATTGTAGTTAATTTAAAGGAAACAATTGAGAACCTGAAGAAAGAGAAGGATGCCTTAGATGAAAAAATTGCAAATATAGAACATGAAAGAAATGATCTAATGGTCATTGTGGTAAACCTAAAAGAGACCATTGAGTATGTAAGAAAGGAGAAAGAAGTCTTAGCTGAGAGAGTTACTAACCTTGAGTATGAGAGAGATGACCTATTAGTGGTGGTAGTGGACTTGAAGGAAACAATTGGGGAACTTAAAATGGAGAGTAGGCCTAAAAATTCTCAAAAGGGAAAGGAAGTTGCAAGCAAGGAACACATTAAGCTTGAAAGTGAGTTAAATTCAGTGAAGTCTAGTCTGTATGCTGagcttgagaaaaacaaacaactttaG